The Cyprinus carpio isolate SPL01 chromosome A19, ASM1834038v1, whole genome shotgun sequence genome has a segment encoding these proteins:
- the LOC122148768 gene encoding leucine-rich repeat neuronal protein 1-like: MERTAISISLLAVCFVLAVCRCSLAAPFCPAQCVCETRPWYTPQSVYHQAKTVDCNELHLSKIPWNISVDTQVLLLQSNNISRVTSELQSLVNLTELDLSQNHFTQIQDVGLSNLSQLVTLYLEENQIKELPDMCVKDLVNLEELYINHNQISSIGPNAFSGLGNLLRLHLNSNKLVAIDSHWFESLPNLEILMIGENPILGLQDMNFHPLSKLHSLVLAGMGLREIPEGAFQGLDYLESLSFFDNKLTAVPKKALCVLPSLKFLDLNKNPIVRIQEGDFRDFPHLEELSLNNMEELVAVERGAFSNLPQMAKLELYNNPHLFFIDRAAFLKMHGMRTLLIHSNDLMLLPHEIFSALPSLDEISLHGNPLRCDCLANWWPILGNQSSLKVLEPQITLCASPPHLVGQSLQEVVSASWNGASNTCLPLISQHAFPPQLNVTLGQLLTLNCWAVADPAPQFYWVTPTGDKVTSEAVSPSSNEGGGIPKKHRMQEQGALEIPHVEPEDAGLYTCVAWNAEGADTRSISVYVDRSNWQGRPPIGGDQGVLNTTGSLVILAKIVHAQSVVLEWKVHPSATSSNHEVSQPKWLSATVKIDNPQISYTAMVPVDVQEYNLTHLLPSTEYQVCLTMTGTEQTQHSCINVTTKEASFAVEMVAQPTNVALAAVMGSMFAICIMALLVFYMGRRMKQKSCHHSLKKYMQHTTSIPLNELYPPLINLWENETEKEKEGTVDPQNSQIDTSKTYMW, encoded by the coding sequence ATGGAGAGAACTGCCATTTCCATTTCACTGCTCGCAGTCTGTTTCGTTTTGGCTGTGTGTCGCTGTTCCCTTGCAGCTCCCTTCTGCCCTGCCCAGTGTGTCTGCGAGACCCGCCCATGGTACACGCCTCAGTCGGTCTACCACCAAGCCAAGACTGTTGACTGCAACGAGCTCCATTTGAGCAAAATCCCATGGAATATTTCAGTCGATACTCAGGTGCTGCTTCTTCAGAGCAACAATATCTCCAGGGTGACCTCAGAACTCCAGAGCTTGGTAAACCTCACAGAACTGGATCTCTCCCAGAACCACTTCACACAAATCCAAGATGTTGGCTTGAGTAACCTAAGCCAGTTGGTCACACTTTACCTTGAGGAAAACCAAATTAAAGAGCTGCCTGATATGTGTGTAAAGGACCTAGTCAACTTAGAGGAGCtttatattaatcataatcaGATATCTTCTATTGGTCCTAATGCATTTTCAGGCTTGGGGAACCTGTTGAGGCTTCATCTTAACTCCAATAAGCTTGTGGCAATAGACAGCCATTGGTTTGAGTCCCTACCCAACCTAGAGATCCTAATGATAGGGGAAAATCCCATTCTCGGACTGCAAGATATGAACTTCCACCCCCTCTCTAAATTGCACAGCTTGGTTCTCGCGGGAATGGGGCTTAGGGAAATACCCGAGGGTGCTTTCCAGGGATTGGACTATCTCGAGAGTCTCTCGTTCTTCGATAACAAGCTCACGGCCGTGCCAAAGAAAGCTCTGTGCGTTCTGCCGAGCCTCAAGTTTCTTGACCTTAACAAGAATCCCATTGTTCGTATACAGGAAGGTGACTTTCGAGACTTTCCCCATTTAGAGGAACTCAGTCTGAACAACATGGAGGAGCTTGTGGCGGTTGAGAGGGGCGCGTTCTCTAACTTACCACAAATGGCCAAATTGGAGCTCTACAACAACCCTCACCTGTTCTTCATAGACCGAGCTGCTTTCCTGAAAATGCATGGCATGCGCACCTTACTGATCCATAGTAATGACCTCATGCTTTTGCCCCATGAGATTTTTTCAGCTTTACCCAGTCTGGATGAAATCAGTCTTCATGGCAACCCACTCAGGTGCGATTGTCTCGCCAACTGGTGGCCCATCCTGGGCAACCAATCAAGCCTCAAAGTTCTGGAGCCCCAAATAACTCTTTGTGCCTCCCCGCCACATCTTGTTGGCCAATCCCTTCAGGAAGTGGTATCTGCAAGTTGGAATGGGGCAAGCAATACCTGCCTGCCTCTAATTTCTCAGCACGCTTTCCCTCCGCAGCTCAACGTCACCTTAGGACAGCTTCTAACACTCAACTGCTGGGCTGTGGCAGATCCAGCACCTCAGTTTTACTGGGTGACACCCACTGGAGACAAAGTCACTTCTGAAGCTGTTTCACCATCCTCGAATGAGGGGGGAGGAATACCCAAGAAGCATCGGATGCAAGAACAAGGTGCTCTAGAGATCCCACATGTTGAACCCGAGGATGCTGGTCTCTACACGTGTGTTGCTTGGAATGCAGAGGGAGCCGACACCCGGAGCATCTCTGTGTATGTGGATAGGAGCAACTGGCAGGGTAGGCCCCCTATTGGAGGTGACCAAGGGGTGCTGAACACCACGGGATCCTTGGTAATCCTGGCAAAAATCGTCCATGCCCAGTCTGTGGTGCTCGAATGGAAGGTGCACCCATCCGCCACCTCTTCCAACCATGAGGTGTCACAACCCAAGTGGCTCAGCGCTACGGTAAAAATCGACAACCCGCAGATCAGCTACACGGCGATGGTCCCAGTAGATGTCCAAGAGTATAACCTCACACACCTCCTGCCTTCCACGGAGTACCAAGTTTGCCTGACCATGACTGGTACCGAGCAGACCCAGCACTCTTGCATCAATGTGACCACTAAAGAAGCCAGCTTTGCTGTGGAGATGGTTGCCCAACCGACCAACGTAGCCCTGGCGGCGGTCATGGGCTCAATGTTCGCCATCTGCATAATGGCTCTGTTGGTGTTCTACATGGGACGCCGCATGAAGCAGAAATCTTGTCACCACTCTCTCAAGAAATACATGCAGCACACCACTTCCATTCCTCTGAATGAACTCTACCCACCACTTATTAACCTCTGGGAGAATGAGacggaaaaagaaaaagagggcaCTGTTGACCCTCAGAACTCACAGATAGACACTTCAAAAACATACATGTGGTAG